The following coding sequences are from one Nicotiana tabacum cultivar K326 chromosome 1, ASM71507v2, whole genome shotgun sequence window:
- the LOC142162707 gene encoding uncharacterized protein LOC142162707 — protein sequence MTKNEAEYEAVIVGLKLALKYGARVIRKCDSQLVVNQVNRTFQIKEQRLQIYWAEIHKILPEFDECRLDQIPRVQNIEADGLAKLAAATKNIIKENVVTLLHLSIDQIEVHSINLTWDWRNRIITYLQEGTLPQDKKEAKKLQMQAARYSLKNHNLYKRTFGGPLAKCL from the coding sequence ATGACTAAgaatgaggctgagtatgaggccgtaattgtagGACTGAAACTGGCCCTCAAATATGGTGCACGAGTCATCCGCAAGTGCGACTCCCAACTCGTCGTTAACCAAGTTAataggactttccaaatcaaggagcaAAGGCTACAGATATATTGGGCAGAAATCCATAAAATATTGCCAGAATTTGATGAATGCCGACTCGACCAGATACCCCGAGTGCAAAATATCGAAGCAGATGGCCTCGCTAAACTGGCAGCAGCAACCAAAAATATCATTAAGGAGAATGTGGTCACTCTCCTCCACTTGTCAATAGACCAAATTGAGGTACATTCTATAAACTTGACTTGGGATTGGCGCAACCGCATCATAACATATTTGCAAGAGGGAACACTCCCACAAGACAAAAAGGAAGCCAAAAAGCTTCAAATGCAGGCGGCTAGGTACAGCCTCAAAAATCACAACCTTTACAAAAGAACATTTGGCGGCCCCTTGGCAAAGTGCCTATAG